In the genome of Parus major isolate Abel chromosome 2, Parus_major1.1, whole genome shotgun sequence, one region contains:
- the FZD8 gene encoding frizzled-8: MEWSYLLEITSLLAALSLLQRAGCAAASAAAAASSSSSSAKELSCQEITVPLCKGIGYNYTYMPNQFNHDTQDEAGLEVHQFWPLVEIQCSSDLRFFLCSMYTPICLEDYKKPLPPCRSVCERAKAGCAPLMRQYGFAWPDRMRCDRLPEQGSPDTLCMDYNRTDLTTAAPPPAKPPLRGSKPGSPAKAPPAAAAPPAEAPRKPRPPPPCEPGCQCRAPMVSVSSERHPLYNRVKTGQIANCALPCHNPYFSPDERAFTAFWIGLWSVLCFLSTFATVSTFLIDMERFKYPERPIIFLAACYLFVSLGYLVRLVAGHXXXAELQPELAVAEHVRYESTGPALCTVVFLLVYFFGMASSIWWVILSLTWFLAAGMKWGNEAIAGYAQYFHLAAWLLPSVKSIAVLALSSVDGDPVAGICYVGNQSLENLRGFVLAPLLIYLAIGSMFLLAGFVSLFRIRSVIKQQGGPTKTHKLEKLMIRLGLFTVLYTVPAASVVACLFYEQHNRPRWEATHNCPCLRDQQPDQARRPDYAVFMLKYFMCLVVGITSGVWVWSGKTLESWRALCTRCCWASKGAAVAGSTGAGAGGQAVITTAGGLGAGGGGSLYSDVSTGLTWRSGTASSVSYPKQMPLSQV, from the exons ATGGAGTGGAGTTACCTGTTGGAAATCACCTCGCTGCTCGCcgccctgtccctgctgcagcgCGCCGGCTGCGCCGCCGCctcggccgccgccgccgcgtcctcctcctcctcctcggcaAAGGAGCTGTCGTGCCAGGAGATCACCGTGCCCCTCTGCAAGGGCATCGGCTACAACTACACCTACATGCCAAACCAGTTCAACCACGACACGCAGGACGAGGCCGGGCTGGAGGTGCACCAGTTCTGGCCGCTGGTGGAGATCCAGTGCTCTAGCGACCTGCgcttcttcctctgcagcatgTACACCCCCATCTGCCTGGAGGACTACAAGAAGCCGCTGCCGCCCTGCCGCAGCGTCTGCGAGCGGGCCAAGGCCGGCTGCGCCCCGCTCATGCGCCAGTACGGCTTCGCCTGGCCCGACAGGATGCGCTGCGACCGCCTCCCCGAGCAGGGCAGCCCGGACACGCTCTGCATGGACTACAACCGCACGGACCTCACCAcggccgcgccgccgcccgccAAGCCCCCGCTCCGCGGCTCCAAGCCCGGCAGCCCCGCCAAGgctccccccgccgccgccgcccctcCGGCCGAGGCCCCGCGCAagccgcggccgccgccgccctgCGAGCCGGGCTGCCAGTGCCGGGCGCCCATGGTGTCGGTGTCCAGCGAGCGACACCCGCTCTACAACCGCGTCAAGACGGGGCAGATCGCCAACTgcgccctgccctgccacaaCCCCTACTTCAGCCCCGACGAGCGCGCCTTCACCGCCTTCTGGATCGGGCTCTGGTCCGTGCTCTGCTTCCTCTCCACCTTCGCCACCGTCTCCACCTTCCTTATCGACATGGAGCGCTTCAAGTACCCCGAGCGCCCCATCATCTTCCTGGCCGCCTGCTACCTCTTCGTGTCCCTCGGCTACCTGGTGCGGCTGGTGGCGGGGCAC NNNNNNNNGGCCGAGCTGCAGCCGGAGCTGGCGGTGGCCGAGCACGTGCGGTACGAGAGCACCGGCCCGGCGCTGTGCACCGTGGTCTTCCTGCTCGTCTACTTCTTCGGCATGGCCAGCTCCATCTGGTGGGTCATCCTCTCCCTCACCTGGTTCCTGGCCGCAGGCATGAAGTGGGGCAACGAGGCCATCGCCGGCTACGCACAGTATTTCCACCTGGCCgcctggctgctccccagcGTCAAGTCCATCGCTGTTCTGGCACTCAGTTCTGTGGACGGGGACCCGGTGGCTGGCATCTGCTACGTGGGCAACCAGAGCCTGGAGAACTTACGGGGTTTCGTGCTGGCACCGCTGCTCATCTACTTGGCCATCGGCTCCATGTTCCTGCTCGCTGGCTTCGTCTCGCTCTTCCGTATCCGCAGCGTCATCAAGCAGCAGGGTGGCCCCACCAAGACCCACAAGCTGGAGAAGCTGATGATACGCCTGGGACTCTTCACTGTGCTCTACACTGTGCCAGCTGCCAGCGTGGTTGCCTGCCTCTTCTACGAGCAGCACAACCGGCCCCGCTGGGAGGCCACGCACAACTGCCCCTGCCTGCGTGACCAGCAGCCAGACCAGGCCCGCCGCCCTGACTATGCCGTCTTCATGCTCAAGTACTTCATGTGCCTGGTGGTGGGCATCACCTCCGGTGTCTGGGTCTGGTCTGGCAAAACTCTTGAATCCTGGAGGGCCCTCTGCACTCGCTGCTGCTGGGCCAGCAAAGGTGCTGCCGtggctgggagcacaggggcaggagcaggtggaCAGGCAGTAATCACCACGGCAGGAGGACTTGGGGCCGGAGGTGGTGGCTCCCTCTACAGCGATGTCAGCACCGGCCTGACGTGGAGATCAGGCACCGCCAGCTCTGTCTCCTATCCCAAGCAGATGCCCCTGTCTCAAGTGTGA